The window CATTCATACTTAAAGTTCCAGTTTGTTTAAGATTATTCTGAACTTCATTGCTAAATGTGCTGTAAATAACCAAGTTATACTCTGTATTTTTGTATGTTTTCCATTCAAATTTAAAATTCCCATAAATTTCACTATTACCGGTTATACTGTTGGAATCAATAATTTCAGGACCATTATTTGAAGTATTTTGGGTGGCTGATTGAGTATTTTGATTTTCATTAGTAACATTTGTATTGTTAACAACCGGAGCTTTACTAATCATCATCATGCCCGCAATAACACTAATACCCAAGATCAACACTACCACGGCAACCATCAAAATCTTATTGGTTTTTCTCCGGCCCGAAGAACTAGGAGAATTAATGGAACTTAAATTAGTCCCACAATTCTCACAGTAGAGTGCATCGTCGTCATTTTCATAACCACATTTCTTGCAAAACACCAGATTCACCCACATTAATAGTAGTCATAAACGGTTACATTCCAGCTCTGCAAGTCTTTGGTGGTTACATGGGAATAATAGTTCCCTGGAGGTGCAGTAAATTCAATAGTTTTTTCTTTACTACTTAGATCATCATTTGGTCCCCAATTCAGATTCCCAGAGCCAATGATTCCACTGGTTCCACTCACATCCACGTTCATGAAGTTAGTATTGTAATTCAAGGTGGGTGTAGCCGACATTACCACTTTAAAGCGCTGGCCTTTTATCTGGAATGAACGGTAATCATCACTCACCCCAGAGAAACTGGTGACCTGATGCCAATCAGCTTGATAGGTAACTTTCTCCGAGGATTCATTAGCGGAGACTGGAGTGTTTGCCGGTGTTTTAGCGGGGTTCATCATCCACGCCCCGGCAAAAACTCCCAATATTGCTACCAGTGCTATGACCGCAACGATAAGTAACTTGGTAGAGGTGCTCATCCCAGTTTTTTCAACATCCCTGGGTTGTCTTCCGTAATGGGAGTACCTATCCAACCGGGATCCACATTTTTCGCAAAAGGTAGCATCCATATCATTATCATAACCACAGTTTTGACATCTCATACCTATCTACTCCTATCAGTTAGAAACACTTTTTAGGGCTTTTTTTATGAAAACTCCAAAGGAACCGCCTACAGCACCAAAGACAAAGATCAATATCATGATTACAATGCCCTTGAAAATAGTGAGGAAGAAGTCCCCTGAACCCGCACTGGAACTAGTACTACTTCCCAGTGACGAAGATGTGGCTGTTGAGGAGTAAGATGAAAATGCACTGGAAAGGGCAGCGGTGATACCCATGGCAATGAATAGGAACAGTCCAACGATAAAACCTAAAATCACTAGAGCCACTAAACTCATGAAGAAACCATTTATAGCCCCGTCTTTAAATTTATGGCCACATACAATACCAGTGGTGGTCCCTCCACATAAGGCCATGAACACCAGAACCACACCTATATAAATGGATATATCTAAACTGGCCGAGGCCACAATTGCCCCAAATAGAAGTGAACCAATAATTAAGACAATACAGGAAACAGCGAGCCCAATAAAAACTGCAAACAAATTTATTTCGTCATTAATTTGGGAAATTAAATTTTTTTCTAATTTTTTACCACACTGTTTACAGAATTTAGCATTTGATTTATTTTTATAATCACAATAGGGACAGGGAACACCAGGATTATTAATATTAGAAAGTATCTTTGTTCGATGAATTCTATCGGAACTGGTAACATATTTTAATTTTCCCCCACACTCACAGGTATCATCAAAATCTTCCGGGGATTCATTTCCTTCAAGTTGGTATTGTCCACCACATTTATCACATTCTAAATAGGCCATTAAATTACCTCCCATATTTTTGCTACAAATACATCATTTTTTTTCAGTCTTCACTGTGCACCACTGTATTTTCACCATCAGAAACTGCTACAGTTTTACCATCTTCACTAACAGCATACCCGTAACCATCTTTAGTTGTTCCATAAGTTACGCCACTACTGGGGTCATAATTGGCTGTTTGGATACTGTCCGAACTAGAACTACTACTAGAAGAACTATCATCCGATGAACTGTAACTACTGCTGGATCCGGAATTGGAACCTCCACTCAGTGCTCCCAGAGCAATTAAAATTACTATAATTCCCAAACAACATCCCGCCCCTATACAAATATTCTGATTTTTCTTATCCTCTGCCATCTAATACCTCCCTAAAAGAATTAATTTAAAACTAATAACCAGAATCAAAAGTCCAATTCCCCCAATCAAACCTGAAAAAAATCTT of the Methanobacterium formicicum genome contains:
- a CDS encoding zinc ribbon domain-containing protein produces the protein MAYLECDKCGGQYQLEGNESPEDFDDTCECGGKLKYVTSSDRIHRTKILSNINNPGVPCPYCDYKNKSNAKFCKQCGKKLEKNLISQINDEINLFAVFIGLAVSCIVLIIGSLLFGAIVASASLDISIYIGVVLVFMALCGGTTTGIVCGHKFKDGAINGFFMSLVALVILGFIVGLFLFIAMGITAALSSAFSSYSSTATSSSLGSSTSSSAGSGDFFLTIFKGIVIMILIFVFGAVGGSFGVFIKKALKSVSN
- a CDS encoding zinc-ribbon domain-containing protein; this encodes MRCQNCGYDNDMDATFCEKCGSRLDRYSHYGRQPRDVEKTGMSTSTKLLIVAVIALVAILGVFAGAWMMNPAKTPANTPVSANESSEKVTYQADWHQVTSFSGVSDDYRSFQIKGQRFKVVMSATPTLNYNTNFMNVDVSGTSGIIGSGNLNWGPNDDLSSKEKTIEFTAPPGNYYSHVTTKDLQSWNVTVYDYY